One part of the Mangrovibacillus cuniculi genome encodes these proteins:
- a CDS encoding cytidine deaminase: MNRDQLLEEAKIARERAYVPYSKFKVGAALLTEEGKVYHGCNIENAAYSMCNCAERTALFKAYSEGDTKYTAIAVVADTKRPVPPCGACRQVISELCSPEMKVYLTNLQGAVEELTVAELLPGAFSPEDLT; encoded by the coding sequence ATGAATCGTGATCAATTATTAGAAGAAGCTAAAATTGCTAGAGAACGTGCATATGTACCATACTCGAAATTTAAGGTAGGTGCAGCACTTTTAACAGAAGAAGGAAAAGTATACCATGGTTGCAATATTGAAAATGCAGCATATTCTATGTGTAACTGTGCGGAGAGAACGGCTTTATTTAAAGCGTATTCAGAAGGAGACACAAAGTATACTGCGATTGCCGTAGTAGCAGACACAAAGCGTCCTGTTCCACCTTGTGGAGCATGTCGTCAAGTAATCTCAGAACTTTGTAGCCCTGAAATGAAAGTATACTTAACAAACTTACAAGGTGCTGTGGAAGAGTTAACAGTTGCGGAACTGCTTCCAGGAGCCTTTTCACCGGAGGATTTAACTTAA
- the glyQ gene encoding glycine--tRNA ligase subunit alpha: protein MNIQQMIVTLQQHWSKQGCILMQAYDVEKGAGTMSPYTFLRAIGPEPWNVAYVEPSRRPADGRYGENPNRLYQHHQFQVIMKPSPDNIQELYLDSLRALGIDPLEHDIRFVEDNWENPSLGCAGLGWEVWLDGMEITQFTYFQQVGGLECKPVSVEITYGIERLASYIQDKENVFDLEWTEGFTVRDIFYQPEFEHSKYTFETSNQEMLFELFEKYEAEAKAQMEHGLVHPAYDYILKSSHVFNLLDARGAISVTERTGYIGRMRTLARQVAKTFYEEREKLGFPILAKEEAAKND from the coding sequence GTGAATATTCAACAGATGATAGTAACACTACAACAACATTGGTCAAAGCAAGGTTGTATCTTAATGCAAGCATATGACGTAGAGAAAGGTGCAGGAACAATGAGCCCGTATACGTTCTTACGAGCAATTGGGCCAGAGCCTTGGAATGTAGCGTATGTAGAACCAAGCAGAAGACCAGCGGATGGACGTTATGGAGAAAACCCTAACCGATTATATCAACATCACCAATTTCAAGTAATTATGAAACCATCTCCAGATAACATCCAAGAACTTTACTTAGATTCACTTCGAGCACTTGGTATTGATCCATTAGAACATGATATTCGTTTCGTAGAGGATAACTGGGAGAATCCATCTTTAGGATGTGCAGGTCTTGGATGGGAAGTATGGTTAGACGGTATGGAAATTACGCAGTTCACATACTTTCAACAAGTTGGTGGATTAGAATGTAAGCCGGTTTCTGTTGAGATTACCTATGGAATAGAACGTTTGGCTTCTTACATTCAAGATAAAGAGAACGTTTTTGATTTAGAGTGGACAGAGGGATTCACTGTACGTGATATTTTCTATCAACCGGAGTTTGAACATTCCAAGTACACGTTTGAAACATCTAATCAAGAAATGCTTTTTGAACTATTTGAAAAATATGAAGCGGAAGCGAAAGCTCAAATGGAGCATGGTTTAGTTCACCCAGCATATGATTACATCCTTAAAAGCTCACATGTATTTAACTTGTTGGATGCAAGAGGAGCAATTTCTGTAACCGAAAGAACGGGATATATTGGTCGAATGAGAACGCTGGCAAGACAAGTAGCCAAAACGTTCTACGAAGAGAGAGAAAAACTAGGATTCCCTATTTTAGCTAAAGAGGAGGCGGCGAAAAATGACTAA
- a CDS encoding YqzL family protein, whose protein sequence is MLDLTWKVFSSTGDISTYLLYKELEQDLHEQTHGTEEAIEPLDFPAT, encoded by the coding sequence ATGCTGGATCTTACCTGGAAAGTTTTTTCAAGCACTGGTGATATTTCCACATACCTTTTGTACAAGGAATTGGAACAAGACCTTCATGAGCAAACACATGGTACAGAGGAAGCGATCGAACCACTGGATTTTCCTGCAACGTAA
- a CDS encoding helix-turn-helix transcriptional regulator — translation MVVPIELNQRQERILQIVKENGPITGENIAEQLNLTRATLRPDLAILTMAGYLDARPRVGYFFTGKTGSQLLTENLKKIVVRDYQSVPVVVQENVSVYDAIVTMFLEDVGTLFVIDENTHLVGVLSRKDLLRASIGKQELSSIPVNIIMTRMPNISVCTKEDRLLDIAQILIEKQIDAVPVVRQTETGMEVVGRITKTNITRAFVSLALED, via the coding sequence GTGGTGGTTCCAATAGAACTAAATCAGCGCCAAGAGAGAATTTTACAGATCGTAAAAGAAAATGGCCCCATAACGGGTGAAAACATTGCCGAGCAGCTAAATCTAACACGAGCTACATTACGCCCGGATTTAGCAATCTTAACAATGGCAGGTTATTTAGATGCTAGACCAAGAGTTGGATACTTTTTCACTGGTAAAACAGGGTCACAACTACTAACAGAAAACTTGAAGAAGATCGTCGTGAGAGATTATCAATCTGTGCCTGTAGTTGTTCAAGAAAATGTATCTGTATATGATGCCATCGTTACAATGTTCTTAGAAGACGTTGGAACACTTTTTGTCATAGACGAAAATACGCATTTGGTAGGAGTGCTTTCCAGAAAAGACTTACTTCGCGCAAGTATCGGGAAACAAGAACTCTCAAGTATTCCAGTGAATATTATTATGACTAGAATGCCTAATATTAGTGTCTGTACAAAAGAAGATCGACTTTTGGACATAGCGCAAATATTAATTGAAAAGCAGATTGATGCAGTACCAGTCGTCCGTCAAACTGAAACAGGGATGGAAGTTGTCGGGAGAATTACAAAAACGAACATCACAAGAGCATTTGTCTCTTTAGCATTAGAAGATTAA
- the glyS gene encoding glycine--tRNA ligase subunit beta — protein sequence MTKDLLLEIGLEEMPARFVTQSSEDLEGKVRDWLVEQGLSFASIERFSTPRRLAVRVNGLVSQQEDKEEIAKGPAKKIAVNENGEWTKAAVGFVKGQGGTVDDLFFQEIKGIEYVHVKKFTKGKSTIDLLPQLEKIVISLTFPKNMKWGSNDLRYVRPIKWLACMFGSEVIPFSVVGVETGRTSQGHRFLGKETAIEEPSTYEKQLLAEYVVVDAFARKEAIVSQLEKLAEEKGWIIPVDPNLLEEVTNLVEYPTALFGAFEEAFLTLPEEVLITSMKEHQRYFPVKSQGDTLLPFFVTVRNGNHEHMEKVAKGNEKVLRARLSDADFFYKEDQKKDIESFNKKLAAIVYQVEIGTLAEKVERITKLTSFVSDKLHLESETRTKAVRAAEISKFDLVSQMVYEFPELQGTMGRDYATRLGEEAEVAQAIEEHYQPRSAEDTTAESKIGAIVAISDKLDTIASSFAIGRIPTGSQDPYALRRQATGIVLTLMDHSFGLSLKELFNEAVTLLLEKGIGQKDKQQLVEELTEFFTARVKQVCLDRGVRHDIIDAVLSGGLENIPALVERAIVLDDQKNNEEFKPVMESLGRVINLSKKLEGTPSINKDLAEHDAEKALIDAVVALSENTSELKNMDQMYNQLKGLQPVIDQYFEHTMVMVDDEGIKHNRLSTLATLAAIILPFVDPSLVLVKS from the coding sequence ATGACTAAAGATTTATTATTAGAAATTGGGTTAGAAGAAATGCCAGCTAGGTTCGTTACACAATCTAGTGAAGATCTCGAAGGCAAGGTAAGAGATTGGTTAGTAGAACAAGGTCTAAGTTTCGCGTCAATAGAACGTTTTTCCACTCCTCGTCGACTAGCAGTAAGAGTTAATGGATTAGTGTCTCAACAAGAAGATAAAGAAGAAATCGCAAAAGGTCCAGCCAAAAAGATAGCAGTAAATGAAAATGGGGAATGGACAAAGGCGGCAGTTGGATTTGTTAAAGGACAAGGTGGGACTGTTGACGATTTGTTCTTCCAAGAAATAAAAGGTATCGAGTATGTGCACGTAAAGAAATTTACGAAAGGTAAATCTACGATTGATTTACTACCACAATTAGAAAAGATTGTTATATCCTTAACGTTTCCTAAAAATATGAAATGGGGTTCCAATGATTTAAGATATGTACGACCTATTAAATGGTTGGCTTGTATGTTTGGGTCAGAGGTTATTCCTTTTTCGGTAGTTGGAGTAGAGACTGGACGTACTTCACAAGGGCATAGATTCTTAGGAAAAGAAACAGCTATAGAAGAACCAAGTACGTATGAAAAACAATTGTTAGCTGAATATGTTGTAGTAGATGCATTTGCTAGAAAAGAAGCTATTGTCTCCCAATTAGAAAAATTAGCGGAAGAAAAAGGTTGGATTATTCCAGTTGATCCAAACCTTTTAGAAGAAGTAACAAACTTAGTAGAATACCCAACTGCATTATTTGGAGCATTTGAAGAAGCGTTCTTAACTTTACCCGAAGAAGTTTTGATTACTTCGATGAAAGAACATCAGCGTTATTTCCCGGTAAAGTCTCAAGGTGATACTTTATTGCCTTTCTTTGTAACTGTTCGAAATGGTAATCATGAACATATGGAAAAAGTGGCGAAAGGAAATGAGAAAGTATTACGTGCTAGATTATCTGACGCTGATTTCTTCTACAAAGAAGACCAAAAGAAAGACATTGAGAGCTTTAATAAAAAATTGGCTGCCATCGTGTATCAAGTAGAAATAGGGACCTTGGCTGAGAAAGTGGAAAGAATAACAAAGCTTACATCTTTCGTTTCAGATAAGCTACATCTAGAATCAGAGACAAGAACGAAAGCGGTAAGGGCAGCAGAAATCAGTAAATTTGATTTAGTTTCTCAAATGGTATATGAATTCCCAGAGCTTCAAGGAACGATGGGAAGGGATTATGCGACTAGATTAGGAGAAGAAGCGGAAGTTGCACAGGCAATTGAAGAACATTACCAACCAAGATCTGCTGAAGATACTACAGCGGAAAGTAAAATCGGTGCAATCGTAGCTATCTCGGATAAATTAGATACCATTGCTTCCTCTTTTGCGATTGGTAGAATTCCTACTGGTTCACAAGATCCATATGCATTAAGAAGGCAAGCTACAGGTATTGTCTTAACGTTAATGGATCATTCATTTGGTCTTTCATTAAAAGAACTGTTTAACGAAGCAGTAACTCTACTTTTAGAAAAAGGTATAGGACAAAAAGACAAACAGCAACTTGTAGAAGAACTAACGGAATTCTTTACGGCTCGTGTTAAACAAGTGTGTTTAGACCGTGGTGTTCGACATGATATCATAGATGCTGTTTTATCAGGTGGACTAGAAAATATTCCTGCTCTAGTAGAGCGTGCTATAGTATTAGATGACCAAAAGAACAATGAAGAGTTTAAGCCAGTCATGGAGTCTCTTGGTCGTGTAATAAACTTATCAAAAAAATTAGAAGGAACTCCTTCTATTAACAAGGATTTGGCAGAACATGATGCTGAAAAAGCTCTAATAGATGCTGTAGTAGCATTATCTGAGAATACAAGTGAATTAAAGAATATGGATCAAATGTATAATCAACTAAAAGGGTTACAACCAGTTATTGATCAATATTTTGAACATACGATGGTAATGGTAGACGATGAAGGCATCAAGCATAACCGTCTATCTACTTTAGCTACATTAGCTGCAATCATTCTACCTTTCGTAGACCCAAGTCTTGTATTGGTGAAATCATAA
- the recO gene encoding DNA repair protein RecO, which yields MLHKCEGYVIRTVPYGETNKIVTLYTRELGKVGVMARGAKKTNSRLSSITQPFTHGSFLFQRGQGIGTLQQGERLSSTRSIQQDIMKTAYASYLSELLDKSVEESKQDPFLFEFFHQLMSRLEDGNDPEILTAIFEIKLLPLLGYYPTLNQCANCGETEGHFHFSIRENGLLCHRCFEVDPYRFQVTPHTIRLIRVFYAFDLSRLGNISVKEQTKKEIRQVIDSYYEEYTGIFIKSKRFLRQMTSDMWNLSSSNEKET from the coding sequence ATGCTGCATAAATGTGAGGGATATGTCATTCGAACTGTCCCTTATGGCGAAACGAACAAAATTGTGACACTTTATACCCGTGAGTTAGGGAAAGTAGGAGTAATGGCAAGAGGCGCAAAGAAAACCAACAGCCGTCTTTCATCAATTACTCAGCCGTTTACTCACGGCTCTTTTTTATTTCAAAGAGGTCAAGGAATTGGAACGCTTCAACAAGGGGAAAGGCTTTCATCTACGCGAAGTATTCAACAGGACATTATGAAAACGGCTTATGCTTCCTACCTTAGTGAATTGCTTGATAAATCTGTAGAAGAATCTAAACAGGATCCATTTCTGTTTGAGTTTTTCCACCAGCTAATGTCCAGATTAGAAGATGGAAATGACCCTGAAATTTTAACTGCTATTTTTGAAATAAAGCTATTGCCTTTATTAGGGTATTATCCCACGTTAAATCAATGTGCTAACTGTGGTGAAACAGAAGGACATTTTCATTTCTCTATAAGAGAAAATGGACTACTATGCCATCGCTGCTTTGAAGTGGATCCTTATCGATTTCAAGTTACCCCTCACACTATACGTCTAATTCGTGTATTTTATGCATTTGACCTTTCTAGATTAGGAAATATATCTGTCAAAGAACAGACAAAAAAAGAGATAAGACAAGTTATTGATAGTTACTATGAGGAGTACACGGGAATATTTATAAAGTCTAAACGGTTTTTACGTCAAATGACGTCAGATATGTGGAACCTTTCCTCGTCAAATGAGAAAGAAACTTGA
- the era gene encoding GTPase Era: MLQNQDHKSGFISIIGRPNVGKSTFLNRVIGQKIAIMSDKPQTTRNKVQGVYTDDRAQMIFIDTPGIHKPKHKLGDFMMKVATNTLREVDLILFMVNVTEGFGKGEEFILEQLEGVQTPVFLVLNKIDQVHPDQLLPIIQDYQSRYDFAELIPISALEGNNVETLLEVLYKYLPEGPQFYPADQVTDHPERFIVSELIREKALHLTREEIPHSLAVVIEKMERQEENRVHVMATIIVERDSQKGIIIGKRGAMLKEVGKRARQDIEALLGSKVYLELWVKVQKDWRNKSLHLRDFGFREDEY, translated from the coding sequence ATGTTACAAAATCAAGATCATAAATCAGGTTTTATCTCGATTATTGGACGTCCAAATGTGGGGAAATCAACATTTCTAAACAGAGTAATTGGACAAAAAATCGCTATTATGAGTGACAAACCACAGACAACTAGGAATAAAGTACAAGGTGTATATACAGATGATCGTGCACAAATGATCTTTATCGATACACCTGGTATTCATAAACCAAAGCACAAGCTAGGAGACTTCATGATGAAGGTTGCTACAAATACCTTACGAGAAGTAGATCTAATTTTGTTTATGGTAAATGTGACAGAAGGCTTTGGAAAAGGGGAAGAATTTATTTTAGAACAATTAGAAGGAGTACAAACTCCAGTATTCTTAGTTTTAAATAAAATTGACCAAGTACACCCTGATCAGCTGCTACCAATAATTCAAGATTATCAATCAAGATATGATTTCGCGGAGCTAATCCCTATTTCTGCACTAGAAGGAAATAATGTTGAGACATTATTGGAAGTACTCTATAAATACTTACCAGAAGGTCCGCAGTTCTACCCAGCTGACCAGGTAACAGACCACCCAGAGAGATTTATTGTATCCGAATTAATTCGCGAGAAGGCTCTACATTTAACACGTGAAGAAATTCCACACTCATTAGCTGTTGTTATTGAAAAAATGGAAAGACAAGAGGAAAATCGAGTTCACGTGATGGCAACGATTATAGTGGAAAGAGATTCACAAAAAGGGATTATTATTGGAAAACGAGGAGCAATGTTAAAAGAGGTTGGAAAGCGGGCTCGTCAAGATATTGAAGCACTGCTTGGCTCTAAAGTATACTTAGAATTATGGGTGAAGGTGCAAAAAGACTGGCGCAATAAATCATTGCATCTAAGAGACTTCGGCTTTAGAGAAGATGAATACTAA